The genomic segment AAAGAGGTTATGAAATGGGCAGAAACGAAATTAAAATAGATGCAAGTGCAAGGGCTTTCATAAAAAAGGTAAAAAATGAGTTCAGGCCGTCTAAAATTATATTTTTTGGGAGCAGGGCAAATGGCGAGTTTAGGGAATACAGCGACTACGATTTCATAATTGTGTCTGACTCATTTCTGGACGTGCATTGGCTTGACAGGATATCGAAAATCCTCAGGCATTGGGATTCTGACAGGAACATAGATGTACTGCCATACACAACAGATGAATTTGCCCATAAAAAAAGCAATTCAAGCATTGTGAAGGAAGCAGTAAGGAAAGGGATTTCAGTATGAGTGTTAGCTTCAGCTGAAATCCCAAAGGTTAAGGCCAGATGCTACATCAAATTTTCTAATTATTAACCTACATTATATGTAGTTTATACTAAATATATTAGATATTATCTTACATAATAAGTAATATTTTATCATAATAGGTAACTATTTCATAATAACCGTCTTATTTTCTTACATAATAAGATTTGATTAGACAAATTAAGTATAAATAATACATTATTTTTGAGTTTAATCCTACAAAAGCAGTAATAGAGTACACAAAATAAGTATAATAATAAAATATATATACTCTTTATCGCACATAATAAGAAACAGATTCACGAATTGATTATAATAATCTTACATTTACAGTAAATGTGAAGTTAATTTGGTTAAAAAAACTTACAAAATAAGTATTGGGCATAGAAAAGTGCCTCATGAAATTTACCATAAGAATAGAGACCACTTTGAAAGGCTGGCGGGCCTGATTGAGGAAATCAAGCGCAAGGAGGACATCTCCTCCGAAGAAATTCTAAGCATTTTAGCCAGAAAAGAAGAGCTTCTTGCAGCGCCTGTTTCGATATTCAGCTCATGGCTTGGCCCATTGGAATCACTGGTCAAATTTATGAAAGAGAATATGAAACTTAGTTTCGCTGAAATCTCAAGAATCACCAACAGGGACCAGAGAACAATATGGATTACTTACAATAATTGCAGGAAAAAGAATCTTGAGATCCCGATTCTGAATGAGCATTTCATTCCGCTGGATATCTTCGCCAACAGGCAGCTGAGCATCTTGGAAAATCTTGCGGCCTACATGCACGAGCAGCTGGGGCACCCGCTCAGGGACATAGCCAAGCTGACTAAAAAGGACAGCCGGACCATCTGGACGGTTTACCATCGGGCCAAGAAAAAAAGAAAATGACACCTGAACAAGCAAAGAAATTTGTAATTTTCATCATGGTAGTTGCGACACTGGGATTCGTGATGAACTTTGGGCTGGATGGCGGCCCAACTGGCTTTGCAACCCTTGATTATGCAAGCATAGACAGCATTGTATCCGTTGATGCTTCCCAGCTCAAATACGACCTGATTGCCGGCGAGACAAAGCAGGCAATTTTCTATGTGAAGAACCACCTGGCCGATAAGCCGCTGGAAGTTGATTTGGAAGTTTCGGGCAAGGCGGCAAACTTTATTTCCCTCCAGGAAAGGCATGTTATTGTCCCGCCCAACAGCATAAGGGCTGTTGAGATGCTAATAACAGCAAGCCTCGAAGCCATTCCGCAAGTGTATTTCGGCGATATCGTCGTTTCTGCAGAAGGACGTGGAAAATTATTGCAGATTCAGGTAAATGTGAAAAAACGCATCCAGGAAGCGCTTGAATTCAGGCTCGAGCCGCAGAAATTGGTAATCAATCCCGGTGAGGAGCTTGGCTTGGCTCTGGACATAACAGATATGGGGACTGAGAGTGCAGCAATCCAGGTCGAAATGCGCATGTACCGGGGAAGCAGTGTTATCTGGGAAACAACTGATGATATAGGGGTTGAAACAAAGCTTACAAAGAATTATGTAGTAAAAGTCCCGGAAACTGCAGAGCCTGGCGTTTATAATATTGACATGAAAATATCTGCAAGAATGGGCCAGCAGTATGGGGTATTCGAGAGAAAGAAACAGGTGACTGTTGAACGAATACTCTCCGTTGAAGCCCCTGCCAAAACCAAGAATACATTGCTCTGGTGGATTGTTTCCACAATAATCATGGTTGGCCTTCTGCTAACAGGAAGTGCATTGGTGCGCCAGGAAGTAATAACCCTGCCCAGATTCATGAAAGTGCTGAAGGTTCACCCTGACTCTGGAAAGGACAGCAAGCAGTATATTAGGGAAGGATTCAGCTATATTATAGATGAGCGCGGCACAAGGACAAGCTACCAGACTATCAGGATGCTGCATGCCGAAGGCTTCAAGGTGCTGTGCATAACACGCCTGAATCCAAAATTGCTGACAGAAGAAGTTCCCGAATTCCGGCTGGCGGCAATATATTGGCTGACAAACCAGGAAGGCCAGGGAATGATCGGGCCAACAGATATTGAAGGGATTTACAATGCAATAGACAAGGCCATTGTGGATAACCCGCGCTCTGCAATAATTGTTGATGGATTATCATTCCTGCATCTCAATGCGGGGTTCAATCAGGTTATGCTTTTGCTGCAGTACATCAAGGACAGGATATCTGCTGCGCAGAGCATATTTATTGCGCCTCTGAACAGCAAGGCGCTTTCAAAGCTTGAAATTGAGCAGATTGCGGAAGAGATGAAAATCCTTGATGGCCGCAGGGAAATACTTCTGGCCATTTACAGGTCAGACGATAACGAAGCCCCTGATACAGCTGCCAAAATTCCTGTTACTAGGCAGCTATTCGAGTATGTAAAAAAATATTCAGACTCCGGAATAAATGAGGACAGGATTATTGCAGCCTTAGTTGCCCATGGCTGGAGCAAGGCCACAGTAAAGCATGCGCTTGACCTTGCCAAATATCCAGACAAGTATGCTGAGGAACTAAAGGGATTGGACATCGATGCCGGCCAGCTGGCCCCGGTTGGAAAAATGAAAAAAACAGTCGACCAGGTTGAAAAGAAAAAATCCATAGCGGCATCTGAGGCACAAGAGCCTACAGATGAAGGGTCAGCTGGAATTCAGCTTCCAGGCGCAACTATGGACGAAGAGCCAGCAATAGCCGAAGATGACGCTCCTTTTGGAGAGGCGTACAAGCCAGAAGCCATAGAAATCAAAAAAGAGAAAACAGCTGTAAAAGATGAAGAGCCATCAATGGTAAAGGAACAGCAAACCATTCCAAAAGCAGCGGAAAAAGCTGAAAAAAAGTCTGAAAAAAGTGAATTTGACTGGACATCTGAAAATGGTGTTTCAGGAAAAATCGCAGCTAAAAGTGGCCAGGAGAAGGGAAAAATTGCAAAGCCGGAATTGGAGAACATAAGGGAGCCAAAGATTGTTGATAAGATAGAAACGGAATATGACCAAATCAAAGAAGAAATAGAATCGTCCATGTCAGGAAACCAGAAACTGGCAAGCCTGGACATGCAACTCAAGCTCCTGTCGCAGGACCTGCAGGTCGCTGATATCACGGATGATCCAAAGGACATTGAGAAAGTGAAAAAGAAGCTGGATGAAATCAAGAGGAAAATAAACGCCAAGGGCTAAGATTTAAATGCCATTGGAAATCCATGTGCATGGGCAATAGAGGGCGATAAAAATGCTGGAATTGAGATTTATCAGGGAAAATCCTGATGTTGTCAAAAAGGACCTCAAGAGAAGAGGCTACGAAGACTGGTCAGCAAGAGTTGACAGTCTCCTGGGCTTGGATGCAGAGCACAGGAAATTGATAGGCAGGAGCCAGGAGCTAAGGGCGATGCGCAACAATCTTGCCCAGGAAATTAATGAACTGAAAAAGCAGGGCAAGGATATAGCAGCCAAGGTGCAGGAGGCAAAAAGAATTCCCGGGGAAATTAAGAAAATTGAAGAAACACAGAACCAGACTTCCGAAAAAATAAGCAGCATGCTTTACCAGATTCCAAATATCTTGCATGACAGCGTGCCAAATGGCCAAACACCGGATGACAATATTACCGTGAGGGAGGTTGGAAAAATACCTGAATTTGACTTTAACCCTAAAAGCCACGTTGATTTCCTGGATGCCGGCCTTGCCGATATTGAAAGGGCGGGTAAAATCAGCGGAGCCAGGTTCTATTACCTGAAGAAGGAGCTGGTGCTGATGGATTTTGCGCTGCAAAAGCTTGCCCTGGACTTGCTTTACAAGAAAAATTACACCCTTGTCCAGCCGCCTTACCTTATGCACAGGAAGCCATACGAGGGCGTTACTGACCTCAAGGATTTTGAGGATGTTATGTATAAGATTGAAGGTGAAGACCTTTACCTGATTGCCACCTCAGAGCACCCCATGGCTGCAATGTACATGGATGAGGTACTGGATGAGTCGCAATTGCCAATCAAGCTTGCTGGCGTTTCTCCCTGCTTCAGAAAAGAGGCGGGCGCGCATGGAAAGGACACAAAGGGGATATTCAGAGTGCATCAATTCAACAAGGTAGAGCAATTTATTTTCTGCAAGCCAGAGGATTCATGGCAGCTTCATGAGGAGCTACTGAAAAATGCAGAGGATATTTTCAAGAAGCTGAAACTGCCTTACCGCGTCGTGAACATCTGCACAGCTGACATCGGCACAGTTGCTGCGAAGAAATATGACATTGAAGTCTATTACCCTGTACAAAAACAATATCGCGAAGCCTGCTCAATATCAAACTGCACTTCATACCAGGCGGCGCGGCTCAATGTGAAATATCGTTCTGCAGAAGGCAATAGATATGTGCACACATTGAATGCGACTGCAGTTGCCACAACAAGGGCAATGGCCGCAATCATTGAGAACTATCAAAACAAAGACGGCTCTATCACAATTCCCACTGTGCTTCACAAGTATATGGATGGTTTGAAAAAGATTAAACCTTAGGAGGCGGGATTATGGGAGAGGAAATTAAGGACAAGAGAAAAATAATCGAATTGGTCCGTGAAATCACAGATTGCTGGAACAGATCTGTAAAGCCCGGGGAAGAAGGAACAAAAGCCAAGATTCAGATGTTTGAAAAGGTTGAAGAGCTGCTCAAAATTGATGTTGCACAAGTGCAGATGGACAAGATTGTTGCCCAGCTTATTGAAAAATCCAAGCTGGAATTGACTAAGGTAATAATGGCTGAGGAAAAATACAGTCAATTGGACAGGGAAATAAGAGAGGCTATCACAAAGCTTTATCAATCCGTGGATGCATTTAAACAGGGCAAATTGATGTGGGACCATGTTACAATCCAAGACAACGTGCACATTCCGACTTTGGTTATCTCCAACGCTGCACATCAAGAAATAGACATCAGCAAAGGCATTGAAAGGCTTGCTGAGGATCTCAAGAAAATCATGAAACACTTGGAAAAGGATGTTTAATTTATTATTCTTTTTCTATTAAATGGTAGTAAAAATGCTAATCTTTTTATGCTTGTAATTGTGCCTATTTAGATTACAGGGAACTAATATGAGTCGAAGCGCGCTTGAAATTACGGCCAAGAAATTGGGAAGTCAGTTTGCTAGAGTAAGCCCTTTTGATTTGGAAGATGTGCAGGCACACTGGGACCAAGGAAAATTTACGCAGAGTGTATACACTGGCATACCACCTGATGCAAATGGAAAACATTATTTTGTCAAAAGACTCTTTAATGCCCCTTCGCAGGGTTTTCGCACAATTTCAGGCAAACCAGTCCCGGCAATTGAGCAAATTAGGGGGCCGCGGGAAGTTATACTGGGATTAAGAAAAGACCCGGCTTACATCAATTTTCTTTTGTCTATGTATCAGTCTTTGATAAGTGAGGGTATTTATCCTCCTGACACAGAAGTTAGAGATTTTTATGAGAAAGGCATCGGGAACATTGCCATGTTAATGCCACCTTTGGAAACATTTACAACTGATAGAAGCTTTATGCACGGCACAAGCAACCAGAATTTGCCAGCAAGGATGAAGGAAATACAAGGAATGCTGGCAGCGAAGGGAATCGCCGAAGATTATGCGACATTGGACTTGGAATTTGACAAGAATTATGGAAGAGATGAAAAGGGACAGATATATTATTTGGATATGGGCATCATTAAGCCCAGGCACCTGCATGAAGCACAGAAAATATTCAGGTCTTAGTCTTTTTCCTGCATAACTTTAAAAACAATCAGCTCTTGGTCTAAACCATGACAGTTTTCAAGGATATGCTAGGGAGCGGGGAATCGCTTTTCAGGAACGATGTGGCTCTTGACTTTGATTACATGCCAAAGGCCATTAAGTTCAGGGAGAATGAGCAAAGGCAAATAGCCTCATGCATGAAGCCGTTGTTCTCCCAGAGAAATGCCAGGAATGCAGTTGTGTTTGGCGCGCCTGGTGTTGGAAAAACACTCGCCTGCAACCACCTGATTGAGGAGATAGAAGAGGAAAGTGACGAAATTTTTACAATCTATGTCAATTGCTGGAAAAATGATTCTTCCTATAAGATATTTGTCGAGATTTGCCACTTGCTGGGCTACAGGTTCACGCAGAACAAGAAAACAGAGGAGCTTTTCGCAGAGATAAAAAGAATAGTCAACAAGAAGTCTGCTGTTTTTGTTTTCGACGAAATTGACCGCGCCAAGGATTATGACTTTCTTTATTCGATTCTTGAGGATATTTACAGAAAAACCGTTATTTTGGTAACCAATTTCAAGAACTGGATTGTCAGCCTTGACCCAAGGATAAAATCAAGGCTCATGCCTGAAACAATTGAGTTCCTGCCTTACAACCCGGACGAGACAAGGGGGATACTGAAGGAAAGGATGGAATATGCATTTGTGCCTGATATCTGGGAACACGATGCCTTTTCTGTCATTGTGGGAAAGACAGTTGAAACCGGTGACATAAGGAGGGGGCTTTATCTTATGAAGGAATCTGCGAATTGCGCAGAGGATGCAAGCTCAAGAAAAGTCAGGCTGGACCATGTCAAGAAGGCAATGGAAAAGATACAGGATTTCTCAGTGAACAGCAAGGATGAGCTTGAGGACGATGTAAAAAAGCTGCTTGACCTGATCAGGGAAAATTCCGGCAAGAAGAGTGGCGACTTGTTCAGGGCATATGAGGAAGCAGGCGGCCAGAACAATTACAAGTGGTTCCAGAGGAAAGTGGCCAGGCTTCGGCAGGGGAGGTACATCACAACCGAGAAGATTACAGGCGGCCCAGAAGGCACAACTACGATAGTGAAATATTCTGGCGAAACAAAGAAGTTGACAGAGTTCTGATGCATAAGCGCTATATCAAGTCCAGGTTCTTGAAATCCAAATCAATGCTGTCCACGCATTCAAAGTTCACATAATCCTCAACAGGAATCCATGAAAACTCCGTATGCTCGCGGCTCAGCATGACTCTTCCGGAGGGAACCTCCACCAGGAAGGGGTGCACGACAAAGATTATGTCTTCTGCCATGACTTCAAAGGAACGGCCAGGCCTGATTACCCTACCCAACAGCCCAGTTTCCTCCTTCACTTCCCGGATAATGGCCGCTTCCTTGTGTTCCCCGTTTTCAATTTTGCCGCCTGCATTCTCCCACTTCCCGGGGTAGTATTTCTTAGCAGGCGATCTTTTCATCAAAAGAATAAGGCCATTGTGTTTTATGACGCCAACTGCAACATTCATTTTTTCCATGGAAAGTTGGGAAAGCCATGAGTATATAAAATTAATTCAAAAAAGAAAATAAAATTTATTGGCATGCCGTGGATTTACGAGCATCCCATTGAATTCCCACAGTTCAGGCACTTGTAGCAGCTCCCGTTCCTGACAGTTATGTGCCCGCATTCATTGCAGGCAGGTGCATCCCCCATCATTTCGCTCAGCTGCTTGTCAAGCACACTGCCGCCATGGCTTTCGCCTATAATGCTTGACGAAATCTCAACATTTGCGCCAGCTGAAACAGTGCCTTCGGTCTGCCTTACTGATGTGTCCAAAGGCTGGGAAAGTTCCATTGGTGTGGGGTCAACAGGCTTGACATGGACAAAATCAGTCCTTCCAAGGTATTTCATGCCCAAAAACCTGAATACAAAGTCAACCACGGATGTTGCCGACCTTATGTTCGGGTGGTTTGTCATTCCATTGGGCTCAAACCTCGTGAAAGTGAAGATGTCGACAAATTTTTCAAGCGGCACGCCGTGCTGCAGGCCAATTGAGACTGAAATTGCAAAGCAGTTCATCATGCTCCTGAATGCCGCCCCTTCCTTGTGCATGTCAACAAAGATTTCCCCGAGCACGCCATCAGAATATTCCCCTGTCCTAAGGAAAACCTTGTGCCCGCCAATCCTGCTTTCAACTGTTGTGCCTTTTCTTTCCTGTGGCAATGGCATTCTCTTGCCGCGCGGAAATGCCTCAATTACAGGCATTGCTTTCAGCTCTGCCTTGGCCGCGGCTGCCTTTTCTTGCACAGCAATGGCTTCAGCTGATTTATCAGCCTCAGATTCCTGTGTTTCGGTTGACATGGCAGTGTTCAGCGGCTGGCTGGACTTGCACCCATCCCTGTAAAGCGCAATTGCCTTGAGCCCCAATTTCCATCCATCGACATAGATGTTCTTTATGTCTTCGACTGTTGACTCACTTGGAATGTTGACTGTTTTTGATATTGCCCCGGAGATAAAAGGCTGGACTGCTGCCATCATTTTCACATGGCCCATTGGCTCAATGAATCTCTTGCCTGTCCCGCACTTGTTGGCGCAGTCAAATACCGGCAGATGCTCTTCCTTCATATGCGGCGCTCCTTCCAAAGTCTGGCTGCCGCCGACATAAACTGCTGCTTCCTGCACCTGTTTTGTTGTTAATCCTTTTTTCTTCAGCTCCTTTGGATTGATATGAGGGGTCCAGTCGTCGAATCCCTTGGTGGCAGCCACATAATCGCCTGCTGCCTTGATTTGCTCTGCAGTGAATCCCATCCTTTTCAGGGCTTCGGGGTTTACGTGCGGTGCATTTTCCAGAGTTGCATGGCCAAGAACATATGAAATCATGTCCTCGATTTGCCCCTCGCTGTAGCCTAGCTTTGCCAAGGCCCTTGGGATTGACTGGTTTATTATCTTGAAATAACCGCCGCCTGCAAGCTTTTTCCATTTTACAATTGCAAAATCAGGCTCAACTCCGGTTGTGTCGCAGTCCATCAATAGGCCAATTGTGCCGGTTGGCGCGATGACAGTTGTCTGGGCATTTCTGTATCCAAAGCTTTCGCCCATCTCAACTGCTTCGTCCCAGTCCTGCCTTGCCGCCTCGAGGATGTCCTGCGGGCATTTCTTGACATCTATCTTGTAAGCAGCATCCCTGTGCTTGTTCATGACCTTGAGCATTGACTCCCTGTTATTTGCATAATCAGGGAATGCCCCGAGCTGTGATGCCAGTTCAGCGGATGTTTTGTATGAATGGCCAGTCATGATAGCTGTCAGTGCAGATGCAATTGACCTTCCCTTATCGCTGTCGTACGGGATTCCTGAAACCATAAGCAGTGTTCCAAGATTTGCATAGCCAAGCCCAAGGGTCCTGTAATCATGGCTTCGCTGCGCAATTTCCTTTGTTGGATAAGAAGACATGTCAACTGCAATTTCCTGCGCTATGATAAAAAGCCTGATAACATGCCTGTATTTTTCAATATCAAAATTGCCTTCATTGTCAATCATTTTGATGAGGTTGATGGATGCCAGGTTGCAGGCAGTATTGTCCAAGAACATGTATTCAGAGCAGGGGTTAGAGGCATAAATCCTGTCGGTATTGGCGCAGGTATGCCAATCATTGATTGTGGTGTCAAATTGCACACCAGGGTCTGCGCATTCCCAGGCAGCCTGTGCTATTTTCTGCATCAGTTCCCTTGCATCATATTCGTGCGCCATTTCCCCATTAGTCCTGTTTCGCGTTTCCCATTTCTTGCCATTCAGGTATGCATTCATGAATTCGTCGCTTATCCTTACAGAATTGTTTGAGTTTTGGCCTGAAACTGTTTTGTAGGCCTCGCCATTAAAGTCAGCTGGGAATCCGGCTGCAATGAGGATTTTTGCTTTTTTCTCTTCCTTTGCTTTCCATTCAATGAAATCGACAATTTCAGGATGGTCCATGTCCAGGCAGACCATTTTTGCGGCCCTTCTTGTTGTGCCGCCTGATTTGGTTGCCCCGGCGCCCCTGTCAAAAACCTCGAGGAAGCTCATTAGCCCTGATGATGTCCCGCCGCCGCTGAGCTTTTCATACTTGCTCCTTATTTTGGAAAAATTAGTGCCGGTTCCTGAGCCAAACTTGAACAGCCTGGCCTCGCTCTTCAGCAGGTCAAACATGGACATTAGGTCGTCATCCACTGATTGGATAAAGCACGCAGAGCACTGCGGCCGTGAATAGCTGTCCTCTGTCAATGTGACCTGGTGATCATGAAAATCATAGGCATAATTTCCGCCGCTGCCCCTGATGCCGTACTGCTGGTGCAGCCCTGCATTAAACCAAACAGGGGAATTGAAGGCTCCTGTCTGCGTAATGAGGACATAATCAAGTTCAGCCTCAAAGGCATCAGCATCCTCCTTGGTTGCGAAATAATTGTGCTGTTCCCCGAAAGTCCTCATGCTGTGGGCAATCCTGTGCACAACCTGCCTTGCGGATGTTTCATGCCCTGTTTCAGGCACGCCTGCCTTCCTGAAATATTTTGAGACAATGATGTCGGTCGCGAGCTGGCTCCATGTTTTTGGGACTTCGGCATCGCGCATCTCGAAAACAACCTTTCCGTCCGGCTCTGTAATGATGGAGCTTCTCCTTGTGTAAGTTATTGAATCCAGTACATCCTCTCCCGGCTTAGAGTAGATCCTGTTGACAGTCATTCCTGATTTTGATTTTTTCCTTAGAAGCTTTGATTCCATCTATTCACCCCTGAAGTGTTCTGAAGTGTTTCGTTGAGCGCATGGTAACTATCAGCCAAGTTTTGATGCACAAGTGAAGACATACGCCGACACGCAATGCATTACCGGCCAAGGCCACACAGTCCCTGTTTTAGC from the Candidatus Woesearchaeota archaeon genome contains:
- a CDS encoding NUDIX domain-containing protein, translated to MEKMNVAVGVIKHNGLILLMKRSPAKKYYPGKWENAGGKIENGEHKEAAIIREVKEETGLLGRVIRPGRSFEVMAEDIIFVVHPFLVEVPSGRVMLSREHTEFSWIPVEDYVNFECVDSIDLDFKNLDLI
- a CDS encoding AAA family ATPase, translated to MTVFKDMLGSGESLFRNDVALDFDYMPKAIKFRENEQRQIASCMKPLFSQRNARNAVVFGAPGVGKTLACNHLIEEIEEESDEIFTIYVNCWKNDSSYKIFVEICHLLGYRFTQNKKTEELFAEIKRIVNKKSAVFVFDEIDRAKDYDFLYSILEDIYRKTVILVTNFKNWIVSLDPRIKSRLMPETIEFLPYNPDETRGILKERMEYAFVPDIWEHDAFSVIVGKTVETGDIRRGLYLMKESANCAEDASSRKVRLDHVKKAMEKIQDFSVNSKDELEDDVKKLLDLIRENSGKKSGDLFRAYEEAGGQNNYKWFQRKVARLRQGRYITTEKITGGPEGTTTIVKYSGETKKLTEF
- a CDS encoding nucleotidyltransferase domain-containing protein — encoded protein: MGRNEIKIDASARAFIKKVKNEFRPSKIIFFGSRANGEFREYSDYDFIIVSDSFLDVHWLDRISKILRHWDSDRNIDVLPYTTDEFAHKKSNSSIVKEAVRKGISV
- a CDS encoding vitamin B12-dependent ribonucleotide reductase, coding for MESKLLRKKSKSGMTVNRIYSKPGEDVLDSITYTRRSSIITEPDGKVVFEMRDAEVPKTWSQLATDIIVSKYFRKAGVPETGHETSARQVVHRIAHSMRTFGEQHNYFATKEDADAFEAELDYVLITQTGAFNSPVWFNAGLHQQYGIRGSGGNYAYDFHDHQVTLTEDSYSRPQCSACFIQSVDDDLMSMFDLLKSEARLFKFGSGTGTNFSKIRSKYEKLSGGGTSSGLMSFLEVFDRGAGATKSGGTTRRAAKMVCLDMDHPEIVDFIEWKAKEEKKAKILIAAGFPADFNGEAYKTVSGQNSNNSVRISDEFMNAYLNGKKWETRNRTNGEMAHEYDARELMQKIAQAAWECADPGVQFDTTINDWHTCANTDRIYASNPCSEYMFLDNTACNLASINLIKMIDNEGNFDIEKYRHVIRLFIIAQEIAVDMSSYPTKEIAQRSHDYRTLGLGYANLGTLLMVSGIPYDSDKGRSIASALTAIMTGHSYKTSAELASQLGAFPDYANNRESMLKVMNKHRDAAYKIDVKKCPQDILEAARQDWDEAVEMGESFGYRNAQTTVIAPTGTIGLLMDCDTTGVEPDFAIVKWKKLAGGGYFKIINQSIPRALAKLGYSEGQIEDMISYVLGHATLENAPHVNPEALKRMGFTAEQIKAAGDYVAATKGFDDWTPHINPKELKKKGLTTKQVQEAAVYVGGSQTLEGAPHMKEEHLPVFDCANKCGTGKRFIEPMGHVKMMAAVQPFISGAISKTVNIPSESTVEDIKNIYVDGWKLGLKAIALYRDGCKSSQPLNTAMSTETQESEADKSAEAIAVQEKAAAAKAELKAMPVIEAFPRGKRMPLPQERKGTTVESRIGGHKVFLRTGEYSDGVLGEIFVDMHKEGAAFRSMMNCFAISVSIGLQHGVPLEKFVDIFTFTRFEPNGMTNHPNIRSATSVVDFVFRFLGMKYLGRTDFVHVKPVDPTPMELSQPLDTSVRQTEGTVSAGANVEISSSIIGESHGGSVLDKQLSEMMGDAPACNECGHITVRNGSCYKCLNCGNSMGCS
- the serS gene encoding serine--tRNA ligase translates to MLELRFIRENPDVVKKDLKRRGYEDWSARVDSLLGLDAEHRKLIGRSQELRAMRNNLAQEINELKKQGKDIAAKVQEAKRIPGEIKKIEETQNQTSEKISSMLYQIPNILHDSVPNGQTPDDNITVREVGKIPEFDFNPKSHVDFLDAGLADIERAGKISGARFYYLKKELVLMDFALQKLALDLLYKKNYTLVQPPYLMHRKPYEGVTDLKDFEDVMYKIEGEDLYLIATSEHPMAAMYMDEVLDESQLPIKLAGVSPCFRKEAGAHGKDTKGIFRVHQFNKVEQFIFCKPEDSWQLHEELLKNAEDIFKKLKLPYRVVNICTADIGTVAAKKYDIEVYYPVQKQYREACSISNCTSYQAARLNVKYRSAEGNRYVHTLNATAVATTRAMAAIIENYQNKDGSITIPTVLHKYMDGLKKIKP
- a CDS encoding DUF835 domain-containing protein translates to MTPEQAKKFVIFIMVVATLGFVMNFGLDGGPTGFATLDYASIDSIVSVDASQLKYDLIAGETKQAIFYVKNHLADKPLEVDLEVSGKAANFISLQERHVIVPPNSIRAVEMLITASLEAIPQVYFGDIVVSAEGRGKLLQIQVNVKKRIQEALEFRLEPQKLVINPGEELGLALDITDMGTESAAIQVEMRMYRGSSVIWETTDDIGVETKLTKNYVVKVPETAEPGVYNIDMKISARMGQQYGVFERKKQVTVERILSVEAPAKTKNTLLWWIVSTIIMVGLLLTGSALVRQEVITLPRFMKVLKVHPDSGKDSKQYIREGFSYIIDERGTRTSYQTIRMLHAEGFKVLCITRLNPKLLTEEVPEFRLAAIYWLTNQEGQGMIGPTDIEGIYNAIDKAIVDNPRSAIIVDGLSFLHLNAGFNQVMLLLQYIKDRISAAQSIFIAPLNSKALSKLEIEQIAEEMKILDGRREILLAIYRSDDNEAPDTAAKIPVTRQLFEYVKKYSDSGINEDRIIAALVAHGWSKATVKHALDLAKYPDKYAEELKGLDIDAGQLAPVGKMKKTVDQVEKKKSIAASEAQEPTDEGSAGIQLPGATMDEEPAIAEDDAPFGEAYKPEAIEIKKEKTAVKDEEPSMVKEQQTIPKAAEKAEKKSEKSEFDWTSENGVSGKIAAKSGQEKGKIAKPELENIREPKIVDKIETEYDQIKEEIESSMSGNQKLASLDMQLKLLSQDLQVADITDDPKDIEKVKKKLDEIKRKINAKG